The window TCTGCTAACCTGCGCAACCCACAACATCGCCAGCAAATGGCAGAGGCGATCGCGCGCGGAATCTTGCAATACATTCAGCGTCGCATCTAAAATCATCCCCCTTCTATCATTTCCTTTTTGAAAAAACTTTCATGCAAGAATCTCAGCGCAGTCGAATTGGTGTTTTTGATAGTGGTGTGGGTGGCTTAACCGTTCTGCGAGAAGTCCACAAACAACTTCCCAAGGAATCGATTCTCTACTTTGCAGATACTGCTCGACTCCCCTACGGAACGCGCAGCGCCGCCGAAATTCTACAGTTTTCCCGCGAAATTCTCACTTGGATGACCGCTCAACGGGTCAAAATGGTTATCGTTGCCTGCAATACCAGCTCGGCTCTGGCACTCGAAACGGTACGCAAAGAATTTGATTTTCCCATTCTGGGATTGATTTTACCTGGAGCGAGGGCTGCTGTGAAAATCGGACGGCGAATTGGCGCGATCGCGACTCCCGCAACCGTTGCGAGTAATGCTTACGCTCAGGCGATCCTAGAGGCAGATGCAACCGTTCGCGTCTGGCAAGCAAGCTGTCCGGAATTTGTTCCCCTCATCGAACAAAACCGCATCCACGACCCCTACACCCGGCAAGTGGCGCGGCAATACCTTCAACCCTTGATCGAGCGGGATATCGATACCTTGATCTATGGATGCACCCATTATCCCCATTTAGAACCCGTTCTCTCCTC is drawn from Lusitaniella coriacea LEGE 07157 and contains these coding sequences:
- the murI gene encoding glutamate racemase produces the protein MQESQRSRIGVFDSGVGGLTVLREVHKQLPKESILYFADTARLPYGTRSAAEILQFSREILTWMTAQRVKMVIVACNTSSALALETVRKEFDFPILGLILPGARAAVKIGRRIGAIATPATVASNAYAQAILEADATVRVWQASCPEFVPLIEQNRIHDPYTRQVARQYLQPLIERDIDTLIYGCTHYPHLEPVLSSILPPSVRLVDPARHLVRAADRELELMGLKNTGRRLPTRFCTSGSPQQFASLSHQWLGFMPKGKRVHLATNSSVEIPTESVDSERIFSYDD